Proteins found in one Bremerella volcania genomic segment:
- a CDS encoding NAD(P)H-binding protein, whose protein sequence is MTSDDHPRCNRQKTVLVTGATGYVGSRLVPQILPHYQVRCLVRDPARLDDSIRDQVEVFQGDVMHSHSLHKCMQGVDVAFYLIHGMGYGADFQKKDRIAAENFVAAAQQAGVSRIIYLGGLGDDADPELSPHLKSRHEVGQIFLASDVPTIELRASVVLGPGSLSYELIRSLTQRLPMMICPKWLSTPTQPIATQDVLAYLQESIELPLEKSEVFEIGSQDVVTYGGLIQMYAQERNLKRVLISVPLLTPYLSSLWLGLVTPTSAEVGRHLIEGLRNPTVVRDDKARQIFSHQPMTTQEAIRQAVQQEA, encoded by the coding sequence ATGACTTCTGACGATCACCCCAGATGCAACCGACAGAAAACGGTTCTCGTAACCGGTGCGACCGGGTATGTGGGGAGTCGTCTGGTCCCCCAAATCTTACCTCATTACCAGGTACGCTGCCTGGTCCGCGATCCGGCGCGCCTCGATGACTCGATCCGTGATCAAGTTGAAGTCTTTCAAGGGGACGTGATGCATTCCCACAGCTTGCATAAATGCATGCAGGGAGTCGACGTCGCGTTCTATCTCATTCATGGCATGGGGTACGGGGCCGACTTTCAGAAGAAAGATCGAATCGCGGCCGAGAATTTCGTCGCCGCCGCCCAACAAGCTGGCGTCTCGCGCATTATTTACCTGGGAGGCCTGGGGGATGATGCCGACCCGGAGCTTTCACCTCATCTGAAAAGCCGGCACGAGGTGGGTCAGATTTTTCTGGCCAGTGACGTGCCGACCATCGAACTGCGAGCCTCGGTGGTACTTGGGCCCGGAAGTCTTTCGTACGAACTCATTCGCTCGCTCACGCAGCGGCTGCCGATGATGATTTGTCCCAAGTGGCTTTCGACCCCCACGCAGCCAATCGCCACCCAGGACGTACTGGCCTACCTGCAGGAATCGATCGAGTTGCCACTTGAGAAAAGCGAAGTCTTCGAGATCGGCAGCCAAGACGTGGTCACCTATGGCGGGCTGATTCAGATGTACGCCCAAGAGCGAAACCTGAAGCGGGTACTGATCAGCGTGCCGCTTTTGACCCCTTACCTTTCCAGCCTGTGGCTGGGACTGGTCACGCCGACCAGCGCCGAGGTGGGCCGGCACTTGATCGAAGGGCTGCGAAACCCAACTGTCGTGCGCGACGACAAGGCCCGCCAAATCTTTTCGCATCAGCCGATGACCACCCAAGAGGCGATTCGCCAGGCTGTCCAGCAAGAAGCATAG
- a CDS encoding DUF1990 family protein, protein MFRFHSPDAKSVERFLKSQRERKYSYCHQGKTASTPPKGFQVDHTRVKLGHGIDTFEKAKEALGKWQQFELGWVSARPTTTTIREGETVCVIGKAAGLHWLNAARIVYVIDDPLNTPKFGFAYGTLPAHMEMGEERFLVEMDQYGDVWYDILAFSKPKRWIVWLVHPYMRNLQKKFARDSAARMKRLVSEKVQQAA, encoded by the coding sequence ATGTTCCGTTTTCATTCACCTGATGCCAAGTCCGTCGAGCGTTTTCTGAAAAGCCAGCGCGAGCGGAAGTATTCATACTGCCATCAGGGGAAAACGGCCAGCACGCCTCCGAAGGGATTTCAAGTCGACCATACCCGCGTGAAGCTGGGGCACGGAATCGATACGTTTGAAAAGGCGAAAGAGGCGCTGGGCAAGTGGCAACAATTTGAATTGGGCTGGGTCTCGGCCAGACCGACCACCACCACAATCCGCGAAGGAGAAACGGTGTGCGTGATTGGCAAAGCGGCAGGCCTGCATTGGCTGAACGCGGCACGGATTGTGTACGTGATTGACGACCCTCTGAACACGCCCAAGTTTGGTTTTGCGTATGGTACGCTTCCGGCTCATATGGAAATGGGCGAAGAACGCTTTCTCGTCGAGATGGATCAGTACGGGGACGTGTGGTACGACATTCTGGCTTTCTCAAAGCCCAAGCGATGGATTGTCTGGTTGGTCCATCCTTATATGCGAAATCTTCAAAAAAAGTTTGCTCGCGACTCCGCAGCCCGCATGAAACGGCTTGTGAGCGAAAAAGTCCAGCAAGCGGCCTGA
- a CDS encoding superoxide dismutase family protein yields the protein MKSTILTLGILLLAIPGLVLAQEEGAKEEAHEKELAHEHSAEMVNLPTAAVAVLASTSGSDVKGVIMLKQEDGYVHLTGEVINLEPGEHGFHIHEFGDLTKADGTAAGGHFNPDGHEHGAPGAKSHAGDLGNITADDSGVAKIDTKAEGLKLHIVLGRSIVVHAKADDLKSQPSGDAGPRVGVGVIGIAKPSE from the coding sequence ATGAAATCGACCATTCTGACTCTAGGCATTCTGCTTTTGGCAATTCCGGGCCTGGTCTTGGCTCAAGAAGAAGGTGCCAAGGAAGAAGCTCATGAAAAAGAACTCGCTCACGAGCATTCCGCTGAAATGGTAAATTTGCCCACGGCGGCCGTCGCCGTTCTGGCTTCGACCAGCGGTAGTGACGTGAAGGGCGTCATTATGCTGAAGCAGGAAGACGGTTACGTTCACCTGACCGGGGAGGTGATTAACTTGGAACCCGGCGAACACGGCTTCCACATTCATGAATTCGGCGATCTGACCAAGGCCGACGGCACCGCTGCCGGTGGTCACTTCAATCCCGATGGCCACGAACATGGTGCCCCAGGCGCTAAAAGTCACGCCGGCGACCTGGGCAACATCACCGCCGACGACAGCGGCGTTGCCAAGATCGACACCAAGGCTGAAGGCTTGAAGCTGCACATCGTGCTGGGTCGCTCGATCGTCGTGCACGCCAAAGCAGACGACCTGAAGAGCCAGCCATCGGGCGACGCCGGTCCGCGCGTTGGCGTGGGCGTGATCGGCATTGCCAAGCCCAGCGAGTAG
- the aroE gene encoding shikimate dehydrogenase, with the protein MTHESLQEIVCCMGQPVAGNPSQFMMERAFAAAGLDWRYLTLEVPPEDLPAAVAGMKAMGFHGGNFTIPHKVAVIPLLARLTEAAELMGAVNCVFAEEGGFVGENTDGKGFVSALKEVMQPEGKKVVLLGAGGAARAIAVELGLNKVASIDVVNRDAGRGRDLANLLSQRVGIESKWIPWNAAHELPEDADLVINGTSIGLNDGSAMVPVDVDTFRESMLVADVIFNPPQTAFLGAAQEAGCQTIDGLGMLVNQGAIGFKIWTGIEPDQAVMREALEEYLGI; encoded by the coding sequence ATGACTCACGAATCACTTCAGGAAATCGTCTGTTGCATGGGCCAGCCGGTCGCCGGTAACCCCTCACAATTCATGATGGAACGGGCCTTTGCCGCGGCTGGGTTAGATTGGCGTTACCTCACGTTGGAAGTGCCCCCGGAAGATCTGCCAGCGGCCGTGGCCGGAATGAAGGCGATGGGTTTCCACGGTGGCAACTTCACCATTCCCCACAAGGTGGCGGTCATTCCGCTGCTGGCCCGTCTGACCGAAGCGGCCGAACTGATGGGAGCGGTCAATTGCGTCTTCGCCGAAGAGGGTGGTTTCGTCGGCGAGAACACCGATGGCAAAGGCTTCGTTTCCGCGCTGAAAGAAGTCATGCAGCCGGAAGGGAAGAAGGTCGTCCTGTTGGGCGCCGGCGGAGCTGCCAGGGCAATTGCGGTGGAGCTGGGCTTGAACAAGGTGGCCAGTATCGACGTCGTCAATCGCGACGCAGGCCGCGGCCGCGATCTGGCCAACCTTCTCTCGCAGCGCGTGGGGATTGAATCGAAATGGATCCCCTGGAACGCAGCGCACGAGCTGCCGGAAGACGCGGACCTGGTCATTAACGGAACGAGCATTGGCTTGAATGATGGCAGCGCGATGGTGCCGGTCGACGTCGATACGTTCCGCGAGTCGATGCTGGTGGCGGACGTAATCTTCAACCCACCCCAAACGGCCTTCCTAGGGGCAGCCCAGGAAGCCGGATGCCAAACGATCGACGGCCTGGGAATGCTGGTCAATCAAGGCGCGATCGGTTTCAAAATCTGGACCGGCATCGAACCGGATCAAGCGGTCATGCGCGAAGCCCTGGAAGAGTATTTGGGGATCTAG
- a CDS encoding V-type ATP synthase subunit I domain-containing protein, producing the protein MESDPATRSIGQLAGLFLFVDLMLTLWIVLHQPGKENAAAVLIGVLVGQFGLGCAAILRNESLREGAIGWLVLLVSSSGIVPVVFDQVEEAGYILLFALIVAGVCLALNLLPTVILRSLTSRGGFQFSILHIMLLMTLVGVSIVVASMTYLFLLAAMGFMLLLLAPAAIGCLLVGVLSQMRAYLASMALILLLIGAGWMMAPDGGQIWVYLVAQTLTVMLGGYGLMQVELDRATLSSAATASPLRPEPLPDPLDEP; encoded by the coding sequence ATGGAAAGCGATCCGGCAACGCGTTCGATTGGGCAATTGGCTGGCTTGTTTCTGTTTGTCGACTTGATGCTCACTCTATGGATCGTATTGCATCAGCCAGGCAAAGAAAACGCCGCAGCCGTCCTCATCGGAGTGCTCGTCGGGCAGTTTGGCCTGGGGTGCGCGGCGATTCTGAGAAACGAAAGCCTTCGCGAAGGAGCGATCGGTTGGCTTGTACTACTCGTTAGTTCGTCCGGCATCGTGCCGGTTGTCTTTGACCAGGTCGAGGAAGCGGGTTACATCCTGTTGTTCGCGCTGATCGTGGCAGGCGTTTGCTTAGCACTGAATTTGTTGCCTACGGTGATTTTACGATCGTTGACGTCTCGCGGAGGATTTCAGTTCTCGATTCTGCATATCATGCTGCTGATGACTCTGGTCGGCGTCAGCATTGTGGTGGCGTCCATGACCTATCTCTTCCTGCTGGCGGCCATGGGCTTCATGCTCTTGCTTCTCGCTCCCGCAGCGATTGGTTGCCTGTTGGTGGGCGTACTCTCGCAGATGAGAGCCTATCTAGCGAGCATGGCGTTGATCCTCCTTTTGATCGGTGCGGGGTGGATGATGGCACCCGATGGAGGTCAGATTTGGGTTTACCTGGTGGCGCAGACGCTGACCGTCATGCTGGGAGGTTATGGTTTGATGCAGGTAGAACTCGATAGGGCCACTCTTAGCTCGGCAGCCACAGCGAGCCCGCTTCGGCCTGAGCCTCTTCCTGACCCACTCGACGAGCCTTGA
- a CDS encoding class I SAM-dependent methyltransferase, with translation MSQPSPHENAPAKKHNQGAWDRMARGGHRFAQPAKDEEFKNPLKTLDRWGWLGPSIYGQRVLCLAAGGGRQGPLYAAAGAVVTVVDISGAQLEIDRRVAKERGLQLRTVEASMDDLSMFAPADFDIVIHPVATCYVPDVAPVFREVAKVLCGGGIYISQHKTPTSLQAEVRRSEHGYPLTEPYYRTGPLPEVRGSRHREEGTLEYLHRWEQLLGGMCRAGLVIEDLIEPLHAKEDAEPNTFEDRSKYIAPYVRIKARRVGQEEAQAEAGSLWLPS, from the coding sequence ATGAGCCAACCTTCCCCCCACGAAAACGCCCCCGCCAAGAAGCATAACCAGGGCGCCTGGGATCGGATGGCTCGGGGAGGGCATCGGTTCGCTCAGCCGGCGAAGGATGAGGAGTTCAAGAACCCGCTCAAGACGCTCGATCGTTGGGGGTGGCTGGGGCCAAGCATCTACGGGCAGCGCGTGTTGTGCCTGGCCGCTGGAGGTGGTCGCCAAGGTCCGCTGTACGCCGCGGCCGGTGCCGTCGTGACGGTGGTCGATATCAGCGGGGCCCAGTTGGAGATCGATCGACGCGTGGCGAAAGAACGCGGGCTGCAGCTTCGCACGGTGGAAGCCTCGATGGACGACCTGTCGATGTTCGCCCCGGCCGACTTCGATATCGTCATTCATCCGGTCGCGACGTGCTATGTGCCGGACGTCGCCCCGGTCTTTCGCGAAGTCGCCAAGGTGCTCTGCGGCGGGGGAATCTACATCAGTCAGCACAAGACGCCGACGAGCCTGCAAGCCGAAGTCCGCCGCAGCGAGCACGGTTACCCGTTGACCGAGCCTTACTATCGCACAGGCCCCCTGCCGGAAGTCCGCGGCAGCCGCCACCGCGAAGAAGGGACGCTCGAATACCTACACCGCTGGGAGCAACTACTGGGCGGCATGTGCCGCGCCGGCCTGGTGATCGAAGACCTGATCGAGCCGCTGCATGCCAAGGAAGACGCCGAGCCTAATACGTTCGAGGACCGCAGCAAATACATCGCCCCGTACGTGCGGATCAAGGCTCGTCGAGTGGGTCAGGAAGAGGCTCAGGCCGAAGCGGGCTCGCTGTGGCTGCCGAGCTAA